A single window of Candidatus Bathyarchaeota archaeon DNA harbors:
- a CDS encoding respiratory nitrate reductase subunit gamma, with the protein MSKPKAPASFTIFPASKNIGKAFTKVLGDILYFPRLLREEKALWLGAWLFHISLLMVVISHYKVFYSYMWLWENLNVSADTFALISDIFDGATGVIMATSLVFLLGRRFTKFLRKLSVFEDYFALLLILAIAIAGIYIRFISRVNLLGLRRYFLSLAMFAPSNLPTDMGFIIHYLLIMILAIYFPLGKMVHTIGAGITSLLVRLEKR; encoded by the coding sequence ATGAGTAAGCCCAAGGCACCAGCATCATTCACTATTTTTCCTGCATCAAAGAATATAGGCAAAGCATTTACGAAGGTATTGGGGGACATTCTCTATTTCCCAAGATTGCTTAGAGAGGAAAAAGCGCTATGGCTAGGTGCCTGGCTATTTCACATTTCCTTATTGATGGTAGTAATCAGCCACTACAAGGTATTTTACAGCTATATGTGGTTGTGGGAAAACCTGAATGTTAGTGCGGATACCTTCGCCCTAATATCAGACATATTCGATGGGGCCACAGGAGTCATAATGGCCACATCCTTAGTATTCCTATTGGGAAGGCGTTTCACTAAGTTCTTGAGAAAACTTTCAGTCTTTGAGGATTACTTTGCACTTTTGCTTATTCTAGCTATAGCTATAGCTGGAATCTATATCAGATTCATCTCAAGGGTTAATCTCTTGGGTCTTAGAAGGTATTTCTTAAGCCTTGCAATGTTTGCACCTTCTAATCTTCCCACCGATATGGGCTTTATTATACACTATCTTCTGATAATGATCCTGGCTATCTACTTCCCTCTAGGCAAGATGGTGCATACTATAGGGGCGGGTATTACAAGCCTTTTGGTAAGGTTGGAGAAAAGATGA
- a CDS encoding (Fe-S)-binding protein — protein sequence MTAQKMDLAKELDTRLTRQAFYHFDVCTRCNACSDRCHMYVETEEPIHSPAYKLALLRRAYKRYHTIGGKIASKLFKAIDLSDKNLKEISSAMFECTRCRRCATHCPFGIDPNWIVSAGRYFSSMGGRAPKTLTAMAKAGVKRAKFIENYEYLYTLQIKTLENELHEITNDPDAEIPIRNPDADVLYVPLAVQYVVNSEKCIGCGLCRKLCPQGAIKGEFKKSSFISQEECIACGTCHKNCRLEAITVKTPGAHSTIMPAAKIFNATDENWSLSLYDAANYNYFLGDIDIAKEVTSYLINEAEQLGVKTVVMSESGHGFYIMRHLAQKWFKRNFPFKVKSTAEIMAEYIKEGRLKLDPSRFSKSISYHDPCEVGRNGGIFEEPRFILNHVAKEFVELAPPNREYNWCCGGGGGLVAETEFKDLRVKTGKRKAQQIKETKAKVVASTCENCRSQLTDLNEKYNLGIKAASLMDLVANAIKKK from the coding sequence ATGACGGCACAAAAAATGGATTTAGCTAAGGAACTTGATACCAGGTTAACCAGGCAAGCATTCTATCATTTCGATGTCTGTACTCGATGCAATGCATGCTCTGATAGATGCCATATGTATGTGGAGACAGAAGAACCTATTCACTCACCAGCTTACAAATTGGCTTTACTTAGAAGGGCCTATAAAAGATACCATACCATTGGTGGTAAAATAGCTTCAAAACTCTTCAAAGCCATAGACCTCTCAGATAAGAATCTCAAAGAGATTTCTAGTGCAATGTTTGAATGTACACGGTGTAGAAGATGTGCAACTCATTGCCCTTTTGGCATAGACCCTAATTGGATAGTCTCAGCTGGAAGATACTTCTCAAGTATGGGAGGTCGGGCTCCAAAAACACTAACAGCAATGGCCAAAGCTGGAGTCAAGAGAGCGAAGTTTATTGAAAATTATGAATATCTGTATACATTGCAGATTAAGACGCTAGAGAACGAACTTCATGAAATAACTAACGATCCAGATGCAGAAATTCCAATTAGAAATCCAGATGCAGATGTTCTCTATGTTCCATTAGCAGTACAGTATGTCGTAAATAGTGAAAAATGCATAGGATGTGGATTATGTAGAAAACTTTGCCCTCAAGGAGCGATAAAGGGGGAATTCAAAAAGTCTTCTTTTATTTCCCAAGAAGAATGTATCGCTTGCGGTACCTGCCATAAAAACTGTAGGCTTGAGGCAATAACTGTCAAAACTCCAGGTGCACATAGTACAATAATGCCAGCAGCTAAAATTTTCAATGCTACTGATGAGAATTGGTCTTTGAGCCTTTACGATGCAGCAAACTACAATTATTTCTTGGGAGATATTGATATCGCAAAAGAAGTTACCAGTTATCTTATCAACGAGGCTGAACAATTAGGAGTCAAGACTGTAGTAATGTCGGAAAGCGGTCATGGATTCTACATAATGAGACATCTTGCTCAAAAATGGTTTAAGAGGAATTTTCCATTTAAGGTTAAAAGTACAGCTGAGATAATGGCTGAGTATATTAAAGAGGGGAGATTAAAACTTGATCCATCTAGGTTTTCAAAAAGTATATCATATCATGATCCTTGCGAAGTTGGACGCAATGGTGGAATTTTCGAAGAGCCTAGATTCATTCTAAATCATGTTGCAAAGGAATTTGTAGAACTCGCGCCTCCAAATCGTGAATATAACTGGTGTTGTGGGGGCGGTGGGGGATTAGTTGCAGAAACAGAGTTTAAAGATCTTAGAGTGAAGACCGGTAAAAGGAAAGCCCAGCAAATAAAGGAAACGAAAGCAAAAGTTGTTGCTTCAACGTGTGAGAATTGCAGATCTCAATTGACTGATCTCAATGAAAAATATAATCTTGGAATCAAAGCAGCTTCTCTAATGGACCTTGTTGCTAATGCTATTAAGAAAAAGTGA
- a CDS encoding cytochrome c family protein: MKQRIQNTKTLYKSIISITLILMVSSTHYAIAAETSDISCTDCHDKNMETHWFPRDTCTTCHSPDMSNLSLKSGIKIPIEYSDPLCVECHSDIFQAWIAGGHGLEGVNCVECHNPHAESLQFAMASKTSTSFTLILQILATLGAIVGFVLVVLLIAKKLKEK; this comes from the coding sequence ATGAAACAAAGAATTCAAAATACAAAAACTCTTTATAAAAGTATTATTTCGATTACGCTCATATTGATGGTGTCGTCTACTCATTATGCTATCGCTGCTGAAACAAGCGATATCAGTTGTACTGACTGCCATGATAAAAACATGGAGACTCATTGGTTCCCAAGAGATACTTGTACAACATGCCATAGCCCCGATATGTCTAATTTGTCTCTTAAGAGCGGAATAAAAATTCCTATAGAATATTCTGATCCTTTATGTGTTGAATGTCATAGCGATATATTTCAAGCTTGGATAGCTGGAGGACATGGATTAGAAGGAGTAAATTGTGTTGAATGTCATAATCCTCATGCAGAGTCTCTTCAATTTGCTATGGCCTCTAAAACCTCAACTTCTTTTACGCTAATTCTTCAAATTCTAGCAACACTGGGGGCAATAGTCGGTTTTGTATTAGTTGTATTATTAATAGCTAAGAAGTTAAAAGAAAAATAA
- a CDS encoding MFS transporter: protein MRSNKGSSELYMIVLFTLIFFVGYHTFYPILPLYIVDVGASKFELGLILSVFRGFAILTILLSGLIALRIGKWLTLLFSMSLQLASFILYSITPSSIFLYPITILYATSFAAFGPISMSIALDSAPSTRRGTIMGRYFGAIGVAMIIGPTIASFLALHFDFKTMLIIASLLPLFCISFFLVSLKRKLITLQINSSYDQKGSFKTFVTMRRILLLRNVFIICFVQLSFYIATGVFDTLFPIYARESLWLTASTISLLYAARGLPNSIIRIPIGALTDRIGRLAPIIISHSLAFLAIFLIPDMKEIWILALLMGIYGVGWGARIPSSAAFLADNVKSDEINIASSLLWLNAFLGMTLGSLLAGSTTLILPIPTILKISSFFIILGILSLYFIKRTRDFETLPRLR from the coding sequence ATGAGAAGTAACAAAGGCTCATCGGAACTTTACATGATTGTTCTTTTCACTTTGATATTTTTCGTTGGCTATCATACATTCTATCCTATTCTTCCTCTTTACATTGTTGATGTTGGAGCATCCAAGTTTGAACTAGGTTTAATACTATCAGTATTCCGAGGATTTGCTATTTTGACTATTCTCCTTTCAGGATTAATTGCATTACGTATCGGAAAGTGGTTGACATTATTGTTTTCGATGTCCTTACAATTAGCATCTTTTATTTTGTACTCTATTACGCCTTCTTCCATTTTTCTTTATCCAATTACTATTCTTTACGCGACATCTTTTGCAGCTTTTGGCCCAATAAGTATGTCGATCGCATTAGATTCGGCACCATCTACAAGAAGAGGAACGATTATGGGTAGATACTTTGGCGCAATAGGAGTAGCTATGATTATAGGTCCTACCATTGCTAGCTTTCTTGCTTTACATTTTGACTTTAAAACGATGTTAATTATTGCTTCTCTTTTACCACTATTTTGTATCTCTTTCTTTCTGGTAAGTCTTAAAAGAAAATTGATCACATTGCAGATAAATAGCTCTTATGATCAAAAAGGAAGTTTCAAGACCTTTGTGACAATGCGTAGAATTTTATTATTAAGGAATGTTTTCATAATATGCTTTGTTCAATTGAGTTTCTACATAGCTACGGGTGTATTCGATACGCTTTTTCCAATATATGCAAGAGAAAGTCTTTGGTTAACTGCTTCTACCATTAGTCTACTATATGCAGCGAGAGGTTTACCAAATTCTATCATCAGAATTCCTATTGGTGCCCTTACAGATAGAATAGGCAGACTTGCACCAATAATTATTTCACATTCATTAGCCTTTCTTGCAATATTTCTTATTCCAGATATGAAGGAGATATGGATTCTTGCTCTTTTAATGGGCATTTATGGAGTTGGTTGGGGTGCTAGAATACCTTCATCAGCAGCTTTCTTAGCTGATAATGTTAAATCAGATGAGATTAACATTGCCTCTTCGTTATTATGGTTAAATGCTTTCTTAGGCATGACTCTAGGATCGCTTTTAGCAGGATCTACGACACTGATCTTGCCAATACCAACTATACTTAAAATCTCATCCTTCTTCATAATCTTGGGAATATTATCACTTTACTTTATCAAAAGAACTAGGGATTTCGAGACTTTACCAAGATTAAGATAA
- a CDS encoding sulfurtransferase TusA family protein codes for MSNKLQPDRKLDCLGLYCPEPVFRTRMELDKMKAGEVLEVIADDPAADPDINSLVKTLGYQVLDFRKENEKIIFFIKKK; via the coding sequence ATGTCTAATAAACTTCAACCTGACCGAAAATTAGATTGCCTTGGTTTATACTGCCCTGAACCTGTATTCAGAACTAGGATGGAGCTCGATAAGATGAAAGCAGGCGAGGTGCTTGAAGTAATAGCTGATGATCCAGCTGCTGATCCTGACATTAATAGCTTAGTTAAGACTCTAGGATATCAGGTGTTAGATTTTCGAAAAGAAAATGAAAAAATCATTTTCTTCATCAAGAAGAAGTGA
- a CDS encoding cysteine desulfurase, with product MDYAAGSPLDKRVLKEMMPYLAEQFGNPSSPHSFGQMAKNAIEVSRGKISDSINAKDSDDLIFTSGGTESNNSAIRGIATRHKDKGNHVITSAIEHMSVINTCKSLMRQGFEVTFIPVDNHGFVKIEELENSITKKTILITIMHANGEIGTIQPIKEIGKIAQENEIPFHVDAVASAGKIPIDVRGNFIDLLSISSNDIYGPKGVGVLYISKETRIQPVIYGGGQERGLRSGSENVPGIVGMGKAMEIAKAELKEEGARLTKLRDKLIDGVTSTIKRAYLNGHPKKRLPNNANIGFDYIEGESLILSLDAIGIQVSSGSACTSKTLEPSHVLRAIGLPHEKAHGSLLFTLGRFNKENDIEIVLSKLPNIVKRLRSMSPLTPKEILEGVE from the coding sequence ATGGATTATGCCGCTGGATCTCCTTTAGACAAAAGGGTCTTAAAAGAAATGATGCCCTATTTAGCAGAGCAATTTGGAAATCCATCATCTCCCCACTCATTTGGGCAGATGGCTAAGAATGCAATAGAAGTTTCGAGAGGTAAGATTTCAGATTCCATCAATGCAAAAGATAGCGATGATTTAATATTTACTTCAGGAGGTACAGAGTCCAATAACTCGGCCATTAGAGGCATCGCCACTCGTCATAAAGACAAGGGAAATCATGTAATAACATCTGCGATTGAGCATATGTCTGTGATAAACACATGCAAATCATTGATGAGACAAGGATTTGAAGTCACATTCATACCAGTGGACAATCATGGTTTTGTAAAAATCGAAGAGCTTGAAAATTCTATTACCAAAAAGACCATTCTTATTACAATCATGCATGCGAATGGTGAAATTGGGACAATTCAACCCATTAAAGAGATTGGAAAGATAGCACAAGAAAATGAAATACCTTTTCATGTAGATGCAGTAGCATCTGCTGGAAAAATACCAATTGATGTTAGAGGGAATTTCATTGATTTGTTATCAATCTCTTCAAATGATATTTATGGCCCTAAAGGAGTGGGAGTTTTATACATCAGTAAAGAGACCCGAATACAACCAGTAATCTATGGCGGCGGACAAGAAAGGGGATTAAGATCCGGCTCTGAGAACGTTCCAGGTATAGTGGGCATGGGAAAAGCCATGGAAATAGCTAAAGCTGAATTAAAAGAAGAAGGTGCAAGATTAACTAAGCTCAGAGATAAATTAATAGATGGTGTAACTAGCACCATAAAGAGGGCTTATCTAAATGGGCATCCCAAGAAAAGGTTACCAAATAACGCAAATATTGGATTCGATTATATCGAAGGGGAATCTTTGATACTGAGTCTAGATGCGATTGGTATTCAAGTCTCTTCAGGTTCCGCATGTACTTCCAAAACTTTAGAACCCTCGCATGTATTGAGGGCAATCGGTCTTCCTCATGAAAAAGCACATGGTTCTTTGTTATTTACATTAGGTAGGTTTAATAAAGAAAACGACATCGAAATTGTTTTATCAAAACTGCCCAATATTGTTAAAAGATTGAGATCAATGTCTCCTTTAACGCCTAAGGAAATTCTAGAAGGGGTGGAATAG
- the nifU gene encoding Fe-S cluster assembly scaffold protein NifU: MYSKKVMDHFMNPRNVGELKDADGVGTVGNPVCGDLMTMYIKVKGDKLTDIKFKTFGCGAAIATSSMVTEMAKGKTLEEAKKITRQDVADSLDGLPPPKMHCSNLAADALNAAIKDYLSKKKK; encoded by the coding sequence ATGTACAGTAAGAAAGTTATGGATCATTTTATGAATCCCAGGAATGTAGGCGAGTTAAAAGATGCAGATGGAGTGGGGACTGTTGGCAATCCAGTATGTGGCGATTTAATGACTATGTATATCAAAGTGAAGGGTGATAAACTTACTGACATAAAATTCAAAACATTTGGTTGCGGTGCCGCTATAGCTACAAGCAGTATGGTTACAGAAATGGCAAAAGGTAAGACTTTAGAAGAGGCAAAAAAAATTACGCGCCAAGATGTTGCGGATAGTCTAGACGGATTGCCTCCACCAAAAATGCATTGTTCAAATCTTGCTGCGGATGCTTTGAATGCTGCGATAAAGGATTACTTAAGTAAGAAAAAAAAGTGA
- a CDS encoding permease, producing MLIPTILMLILAIILLCIGYYRGQGQHILGMKSALSMTIEILPLLIFAFIVAGMIQILLPPELLSRWIGAESGIRGILIGSVAGGFAPGGPFVSLPIAAGLLRSGASVGTMVAFITGWSLLAFSRLPMEVGFLGWKFTLIRLLSTFFFPPIAGIIAQAIYTITK from the coding sequence ATGTTAATCCCAACTATTTTAATGTTAATTCTTGCAATTATACTTCTCTGTATTGGATATTATAGAGGTCAAGGACAACATATTTTAGGTATGAAATCCGCTCTAAGTATGACAATTGAGATACTACCATTATTGATTTTTGCATTTATTGTTGCCGGGATGATCCAAATTCTTCTCCCACCAGAACTATTATCACGCTGGATCGGCGCCGAGTCGGGAATACGCGGGATACTCATCGGTTCTGTCGCTGGTGGTTTTGCGCCGGGCGGTCCTTTTGTAAGTCTACCAATAGCCGCAGGTCTTTTGCGATCGGGAGCCAGCGTAGGAACAATGGTTGCCTTTATAACAGGATGGTCACTATTGGCATTTAGCCGATTACCTATGGAAGTTGGATTTTTAGGTTGGAAATTTACACTGATTCGTCTTCTCAGTACTTTCTTCTTCCCACCAATAGCGGGAATAATAGCTCAAGCTATTTATACAATTACTAAATGA